The following coding sequences are from one Achromobacter sp. B7 window:
- a CDS encoding membrane integrity-associated transporter subunit PqiC: MTLSSLRPVLSLLVLSAALAGCGSSPPVHYYTLQGPAAPSTAAPAGSADFLIEVQPVSLSTQADQPQLMVRTGDGSVSALYSERWSSPLGDEVRGALSDALKGELGALDVQMVKPGPGAPVWRVQTDVQRFELVSGSMAQLDATWRVRPVNAKGTGLLCRSVVTEKVSETGIPALIAAQQRAVVALAGAMASAIRGQTPAGSASVQMLGCSPLKDAPKDQD; the protein is encoded by the coding sequence ATGACTTTATCTTCCCTGCGCCCTGTCCTGTCCTTGCTGGTGCTGAGCGCCGCCCTGGCCGGCTGCGGCTCGTCGCCGCCCGTGCATTACTACACGCTGCAAGGGCCCGCCGCGCCGTCCACCGCCGCGCCCGCCGGCTCCGCGGACTTTTTGATCGAGGTACAACCGGTCAGCCTGTCCACACAAGCCGACCAGCCCCAGTTGATGGTGCGCACGGGCGACGGCAGCGTATCGGCACTGTATTCCGAGCGTTGGAGTTCGCCGCTGGGCGACGAGGTGCGCGGCGCCTTGTCCGATGCCCTGAAGGGCGAATTGGGCGCGCTGGACGTGCAGATGGTCAAGCCTGGCCCGGGCGCGCCCGTGTGGCGGGTGCAAACCGACGTCCAACGCTTCGAGCTGGTCTCGGGCAGCATGGCGCAGCTGGATGCCACGTGGCGCGTCCGGCCCGTCAATGCCAAGGGCACGGGCTTGCTGTGCCGCAGCGTCGTCACCGAAAAGGTGTCCGAGACGGGCATCCCGGCGCTGATCGCGGCCCAACAGCGCGCCGTCGTGGCGCTAGCCGGTGCCATGGCGTCCGCCATACGTGGTCAAACCCCAGCGGGCTCGGCGTCCGTGCAGATGCTGGGATGTTCGCCCCTGAAGGACGCGCCGAAAGACCAGGACTGA